In Terriglobales bacterium, the sequence TCGCGGCCCGCGCGGCGGCGACGGCGCAGGAAACCGCTAAGCCGGCACCATCTTAACGAGAAAGCCGCGAAGCTCTCGCGGCTTTTTCCTTTTGGTACGCATCTACTTCCTGTCACACTGAACCCTCGCCATGGCGACCGACGACACCCAGACCGGCGCCTCGCCCCCTGCCTTCCGCCTTCCCCATTACCTCGCCTACCTCACCCTCTGCCTCATCTGGGGCACCACCTGGATGGCCATCCGCGTCCTGGTGCGCGACGTGCCGCCGCTCTGGTCCGCCGGCGTGCGCTTCATTCTGGCCGCCGCCATCATGCTGCTGATATCGGCGGTCCGCGGCTCCCAAGCGCCTCAGGGGCCGCGCGAGTGGCGCGCGGTTTGTGTCCTGGGGATCACCATGATCGCCTTGCCCTTCGGACTTCTCTTCTGGGCCGAGCAGTCCGTCACCTCTTCCATGTCCGCGGTGCTCTACTCCGCCATGCCTCTGTGTGTGGCCGCGTTCACTCCATGGATGAGCAAGCACTCGGTCCCGCGAACAGCGATCTTCGGCATGGTGCTGGGTGCGGGCGGGATCGCCGTGCTCTTCGGCCAGGGCCTGGCCGCTACGCGCAGCACACTCTTGGGCGGGGTGGCCATCCTGCTGGCCGTGATCTCAAATGCCTTTTCCATCCACTTCGCCAAACGCGAGATCTCCGGCATGGACCCGGTTGCCACCACCGGTTGGCAGTTCCTGGTAGGCGCAGTGGTGCTGGTGGCGGGCAGTTCGGTGATGGAGCGCGGCCGCGCGTCCCAGTGGACTCCGCACGCCCTCCTCGCTTTGCTGTTCCTGGCCGTGGTGGGCTCGGCGGTCGCCTTCGGTCTGTATTACTGGCTGTTGCGCCACGTGCAGCCCTACCAGATCTCGACCCTCAGCCTAGTGGTGCCCCTTGTGGCCATTGTGGAGGGCGCACTTATCCTGCGGGAACCTATCCCGCCGCTCATGCTGGTGGCGTCGCTGGTGGTGCTGGCGGCGGTGGCGGGTGTGCTGCGCGCCCAGGCGGGCCAGCCGGCGCCCATCACGCTGTCGGAGGGGTGAAGTGGAAAACTACCCGGTGACCAGGGGAGCCGCGGCCCGGCGCGGCAGCATCTCTCCGATGCGCTTCATCTGGGCGCCCACGCCGCGCAGCTTCTCCTCGATGCGCTCGTAGCCGCGATCGATGTGATAGACGCGGTCGATGATGGTCTCGCCCTCGGCCACCAGTCCCGCCAGCACCAGCGAAGCCGAGGCGCGCAGGTCGGAAGCCAGAACCGCCGCCGCGCTCAGCGGCGTCTTGCCGCGCACGATGGCCTGCGAGCCCTCCACCTTGATGTCCGCGCCCATGCGCACCAGCTCCTGCGCGTGCAGGAAGCGGTTCTCGAAGATGTTTTCGGTGACGATGGAGGTCCCTTCCGCCTGCGTGGCCAGCACCATGTACTGCGCCTGCATGTCGGTGGCGAAGCCGGGATACTCCTCGGTGGCCACGTCCGCGGGCTTCAAGGGGCCGTTCGACATCACGCGCACCGACTCGGAGTTGTGTTTCACCGTCGCGCCCGCCTCCTGCAGCTTCTGCAGCAGCGCGGTCAGGTGCGAGGGGTCGCAGGCGGAGACGATCAGGTCGCCGCCGGTCAACGCGCCCGCCACGATGAACGTCCCCGCCTCGATGCGGTCGGGGATGATGCGGTGCTTCGCGCC encodes:
- a CDS encoding EamA family transporter, with the translated sequence MATDDTQTGASPPAFRLPHYLAYLTLCLIWGTTWMAIRVLVRDVPPLWSAGVRFILAAAIMLLISAVRGSQAPQGPREWRAVCVLGITMIALPFGLLFWAEQSVTSSMSAVLYSAMPLCVAAFTPWMSKHSVPRTAIFGMVLGAGGIAVLFGQGLAATRSTLLGGVAILLAVISNAFSIHFAKREISGMDPVATTGWQFLVGAVVLVAGSSVMERGRASQWTPHALLALLFLAVVGSAVAFGLYYWLLRHVQPYQISTLSLVVPLVAIVEGALILREPIPPLMLVASLVVLAAVAGVLRAQAGQPAPITLSEG